The Streptomyces sp. 135 sequence CCGCGAGCCGGGTCGTGGCCCGCAGGGAGGTGATTCTCTCGGCCAGGTCCAGGGCGCCCATCGCCGCCGTGGCCGCGCCGTCGACGTCTCTGCGGGCCAGCCGCGCCTCGGCCAGCGAGGCCGAGTGCAGCAGCCTGTTGCGCGGCTGCTGGTCGCCGAACATCTCCAGGCCGCGCCGCAGGTGCCACTCCGCGCGCTCGGGTCGCCCCAGTTCGAGCCAGGCCCGCCCGGCGTCGGCCACGATGACGCCGGGAGACAGCCAGTAGGCCCAGGGCTCGCCCTCCCCGCCGTCGTACTGGCTGAGCTCCGCCGCGTTGTCCAGCGCGCGCTGGCAGCTCGCCTGATCGCCGAGTGCCGCGTGCGCCCTGGCCTCGCGGGTGGCGAGCAGCGCCTGCCGGATGCCGGGCGCCCCCTCGGCCGCCCCCTTGCGGGCGATGCGGATCAGGCGCAGCGCGTCATGGCCCTGCCCGGCCCAGACGGCCCGGTAGCTCATGCAGGACACGATGTACGCACCGAGCCCGCGGTCGCCCGCGGTCCGGGCCGCCTGGAGCGCCCGCAGGAAGTGGGCCCTGCTCTCCCGCTCCAGGCCTAGGTCGGCGGCCAGCCACCCGGCCAGCTGGCCGAGTTCGGCGACGGCCCGGTGGAGCCGGGCGCCGACGTCGGTGTCGTAGGCGTACTCGGCCGTCAACCGCCTCGCCCACCGCAGGTCCTGTCTCGTCCAGTCCAGGACGAGGTGTCCGCCGCGGTCGTCGTCCAGGCGGCGCAGCTGGCGGATGCGGGCGCCCAGGACGTCGAGGTCGAGGGGGGTGACCTCCTCGCCGCGGGAGCGCGACGGCGCGGCGGGTCCCTCGGTCACCAGCCAGTCCACGGCCGTCGAGACCAGCTGCCGTCCCGACACCTGAGGCGGCGTCGGGCCGCCCGGGGAGCATGGCGGCGCCGGCTTCGCGCGGTGGGAGCCGGCCGCGAAGTGCTGGGGCCAGATCGTCTCCACCTCGACGGGTTCCCCCAGCCGCTCGGAGAGGATCTTCGCCACCACGTGGGGGAGCTGGCGCCGCGGGCAGGAGCCGCGGAGCCAGTTGTACGGCGCCTTGCTGCTGATGGTCCCCGGCCCGCACAGGTAATTGATCTCGCGGGCGAGTCGCTCGGGTGACCAGGCCAGTCGGGACAGACATCTCGCTAACACCGATGCATCACTCATCGATCGCAGACCTTGGTCTCAAGGCGCTCGGCAGAGGTGCGAACGCCGACAGGTTCAGGTGGGGGGTGGGGGCGGACCCGCGCAAGGGGCCGCGTGCGGTGCTCCCCCGCTCAGGTTTCTGTGCCTCAAGGGCCCTGCCCATGAGGAAATGCGGTCAATCTGTGATCAGGGACACATGGGGTGTGCAAGTAGTCGATGCGGCGCGGACCAGGTGTTTTTGCATTCAACTGAATTCAACCGGCACGGCTGCTCCCCATGGCGGGCCCGGTCCAAACCCCGGCCGGTGAATCTGACCGGCCTGACCGATCTGACCGAGCTGACCGCTGGACCGCCTTCACCAAGTGATCGGCGATGTGCTGAAGTTGTTCATATTGCTCGAAAGATTGACAAGAACCCCTGCACTGACAGAGCGCTGACAGACCTCTTCGACCGTCAGGGCCCAATTGGCCCCTCGCATCAGGAGTTCCATGGAAATCGACGTTCTCGGACACGTGTCACTCGCCGCCGGCGGACAGCGCGTCACGCCGAGCGCCGCGAAGACCAAACAGGTGCTGACCCTCCTTCTGGTCAACGCCAATCATCTGGTCACCCTGCCCACCCTCATCGAGGAACTCTGGGACGAGCACCCGCCCGCCACCGCCGTCAGCACTTTGCAGACCTATGTATTCCAGCTGCGCAGGCTTATCGCCCATCTGCTCCCAGAGGAATCCCCCAAGGACATACTCGCCACCACGCCGAACGGTTACGTCTTCCATGTCGGCCCCGGGGAATTGGATCTCCACCGCTATGAAGACCTCGTGGGCTGCGGGCGGCGCGCATTCGCCGCCGGTGACCACGAGAACGCCGCGAAATGCCTCCGCTCGGCCGAACGGCTCTTCACTGGACCCGCGCTGGCGGATATCCGTCCCGGCTGTCATCTCCAGGCGGAAACCGTACGGCTGGAAGCGGCAAGGACCGGTTCCCTGGAAATCCGCATCGAGGCGGAGCTCGCCCTCGGAAAGCACCATGAACTCCTCAGCGAACTGAGCGGACTGGCGTCCCGCCACCCGCAACACGAGAATTTCCACCGCCAGTTGATGCTGGCCCTCTACCGGTGCGGCAGCCGCCCACACGCCCTCGACGTCTTCAACCGGCTCCGCCGCGCGCTCGTCGAGGACCTGGGGCTGGAGCCCTCCGCGGAACTCCAGCGGTTGCAGCGGGCGATCCTCGCCGCCGACCCACGGCTCAGCAGACCGGAGCGGCCGGCGACCGTGGGCGGCTGAGCCGGAGCCCACGCCGCTCGTACCGCGCGGCCGCCCCGAGTCAGTCCTTCGGGAGGTCGTCGCGGTACACCTGGCGGTGCCTGATGCGCAGCCGGCCCTCCTCGCGGACGAAGACGTCCTCGCACGTGCAGAACAGCTCCAGGACCGAAGCGCCGTCCCGGGGAGTCCTGATGAGCTGCGCGTAGGTCCTGGCGACCACCGTCCCGTCGGGCCCCGCCCCGACCTCCAGGGCGCTCACGCAGTGCCGCCGCAGCACCCCCTGCTCCACCAGCTTGCGCGCCGCCGCCGCGGCCCCGTCCGCGATCGCGGCGCGGCCCGTCTGCGGATCGGGGCGGGCGTTGGTCCTGAAGACGGCGTCCTCGGTGAAGTCGCCCGTCCAGTCCGCCACGCGGCCCTCGTCCATGGCACGCATATGGCGTCCGTAGAACTGCTGGAGCTCCACGTACAGCGCGGTCGTGTCGATGTGGCCCGCCGAACCCTCCACTGCTGTCATGCCGCCTGCTCCCCTCGAAGCCAGATTCCGGCTGCTGTCCCGGTGACCGTCGCACCGCACGGTCGAGCGGCGGTACAGGGCGGATCTCGCCGCCTGGTCCAGGCGCGCTTGCTCGGCTTTCGACCGCCGCGTGATGCAGTGCCGGACAACCGAGGCCTGCCGCCCGCCAGGCCTTTCGAGCGACGGAAGGCGTATTCCCGTGAGCCCGTCACCCATCGCAGGCGCGATGCTTTTCGACCGCGCACGCGCCGCCGCGCAGCCGCGCTGGAACACCATCGGCGAGCTGCTGCGCGACTCCGCCGACCGCTACGGCGACTGGGAGTTCCTGCGCTTCCCGGGGAAGTCCCTGAGCTTCGTCGAAGTGGAGGCGTACACCGGGCGGTTGGCCCGGGTCCTCATGGCGCACGGCGTGCGCCCCGGTGACCGCGTGGCGATCATGATGGGCAACGTGCCCGGATGGCCGCTGAGCTGGCTCGCCGTGACCAGGGCCGGGGCCATCGCCGTACCCGTCAACGCGCGCTGCGGCGAGGCCGACCTCAGACATGTGCTGACGGACTCCGGCAGCGTCCTCGCGCTCGCCTCGGAGGAGTGCGCCGGACTGATGCGGGCCGTGGCGGCGGACATCGGCACCCTCACCGAGGTGTGCACCCTGGGCGGCCTCGCCGCCGAACTCGCCGGCACCCGGCCCGACGACCCCGGCGTCCGCGTCGCGCCTTCGCACCTGGCCAACCTCCAGTACACCTCGGGGACCACGGGCTTCCCCAAGGCCTGCATGCTCTCCCACGACTACTGGCTCAGGACCGCCTGGCTGATGGCGCTGGCCGCCGAACTCCACGCCGACGACGTCGTCCTGACCGCACAGGCCTTCTCCTACATGGACCCGCAGTGGAACGCGCTGATGTGCCTGATGGGCGGCGTGCCCCTCGTCGTGCTCCCGCGGTTCTCCGCCTCCGGCTTCTGGGGCGCCGTACGCGAACACGGGGCGACGCTGACCTACGTACTGGGCACGATGCCCCTGCTGATGTCCAAGCAGCCCCGGCATCCGCTGGACCGCGACAACTCCATGCGCCTGGTTCTCTGTTCGGGAATCGCCCGGGAACGGCACCGCGATTTCGAGGAGCGCTGGGGCGCGCCGTGGCGG is a genomic window containing:
- a CDS encoding AMP-binding protein — translated: MSPSPIAGAMLFDRARAAAQPRWNTIGELLRDSADRYGDWEFLRFPGKSLSFVEVEAYTGRLARVLMAHGVRPGDRVAIMMGNVPGWPLSWLAVTRAGAIAVPVNARCGEADLRHVLTDSGSVLALASEECAGLMRAVAADIGTLTEVCTLGGLAAELAGTRPDDPGVRVAPSHLANLQYTSGTTGFPKACMLSHDYWLRTAWLMALAAELHADDVVLTAQAFSYMDPQWNALMCLMGGVPLVVLPRFSASGFWGAVREHGATLTYVLGTMPLLMSKQPRHPLDRDNSMRLVLCSGIARERHRDFEERWGAPWREVYGSTESGLDLFVPPYAAETVGSGAMGLPPQGKEVLVVDGAGSQLPTGEAGEIVVRGKPMMDGYWNHPEATARAFRGGRFHTGDLGFRDEAGYIHHAGRLKDMIRRGGENISPAEVEAVLEGHSAVLAAAVVAIPDPLFEELPKAFVQLRPGRVPDAGTATSVLDHARRRLARFKVPAYLEFVDAFPMTPSARIQKRKLLEPARDQRAGSFDAARDAWA
- a CDS encoding AfsR/SARP family transcriptional regulator; translation: MSLAAGGQRVTPSAAKTKQVLTLLLVNANHLVTLPTLIEELWDEHPPATAVSTLQTYVFQLRRLIAHLLPEESPKDILATTPNGYVFHVGPGELDLHRYEDLVGCGRRAFAAGDHENAAKCLRSAERLFTGPALADIRPGCHLQAETVRLEAARTGSLEIRIEAELALGKHHELLSELSGLASRHPQHENFHRQLMLALYRCGSRPHALDVFNRLRRALVEDLGLEPSAELQRLQRAILAADPRLSRPERPATVGG
- a CDS encoding nuclear transport factor 2 family protein, with amino-acid sequence MTAVEGSAGHIDTTALYVELQQFYGRHMRAMDEGRVADWTGDFTEDAVFRTNARPDPQTGRAAIADGAAAAARKLVEQGVLRRHCVSALEVGAGPDGTVVARTYAQLIRTPRDGASVLELFCTCEDVFVREEGRLRIRHRQVYRDDLPKD